In a single window of the Callithrix jacchus isolate 240 chromosome 1, calJac240_pri, whole genome shotgun sequence genome:
- the MLANA gene encoding melanoma antigen recognized by T-cells 1, which translates to MPREDTPFVSDYPRKRHGHSYITAEEAAGIGILTVILGIILLIGCWYCRRRNGYRALMDKSLHAGTQNTLTRRCPQEGYGHQDSKLSFQEKNCEHVVPNAPPAYEKLSAEQSPPPYSP; encoded by the exons ATGCCAAGAGAAGACACTCCCTTCGTCTCTGATTATCCCAGGAAGAGGCATGGCCACTCTTACATCACAGCTGAAGA GGCTGCTGGGATTGGCATCCTGACAGTGATCCTGGGAATCATACTGCTCATTGGCTGTTGGTATTGCAGAAGACGAAATGGATACAGAGCCTTGATG GACAAAAGTCTTCATGCTGGCACTCAAAACACCTTAACAAGAAGATGCCCACAAGAAGGGTATGGTCATCAGGACAGCAAACTGTCTTTTCAAGAGAAAAATTGTGAACATGTG GTTCCCAATGCGCCGCCTGCTTATGAGAAACTATCTGCAGAACAGTCACCACCACCTTATTCACCTTAA